A stretch of Cytophagales bacterium DNA encodes these proteins:
- a CDS encoding SusC/RagA family TonB-linked outer membrane protein produces the protein MKKYLLMLLSMFFVLSVWAQGTTVTGQVTDGETGETVPGANVIEKGTTNGTTTDLDGNFALNVSEGATLVVSFVGYRQTEVVVGSRSVIDVALELDVAQLAEVVVVGYGTQEKKEITSAVASVSAEDFNQGNITDPTQLLQGKVAGLSITRPGGNPNGGYNIRLRGLSTFGGNSSPLIVIDGVIGASLDNIDPADIESMDVLKDGSAAAIYGTRGSSGVILVTTKSGKKGQTSVDYNAFVAIEQVANKIDVLSASEFVAQGGTNDGSDTDWFEELTETGISHTHNISLSGGNNNTQYRASVNYRDRQSVASGHGFSRLNTRINVQHSMFDNRVRFTFNGSFANRDQEEVPIQAFRYALIFNPTSPVFDPNAEQFGGYFQNPDNFDFFNPVAIINQDRSEEVRKNLLTSYGVEWDILDDLTFSARYSQDRESAISGRYISRFSLFGGGVGENGIASRGTYDDFDDLFETTLSYNTTFNNIFDVTLLGGYSYQKRRGQGFGVTVNNFQLDNFGIDNLFAGIDRDGNQTGLGSGRSQDQIIAYFGRLNVNIDGTYFLSASWRNEGYSGFGENNQRANFFAVSGGVELTNLIDVPVLSNLKFRAGYGETGNLPPGPYLSLPTVTANGRTVVNGQELRTFGPTRNANPNLSWETKKEINIGIDFSLLDYKLNGTIDYYNRTTSDLIFNSPVSVGSPNPNLPGTFNVANNTWLNLGEIENSGLEFALSYAAEFGDLTWTPAVNGTFYDQSVLNSLSNGEVSNSEFFIGNPGSPGQNDDRVIRVAEGQRIGDFWGPIFEGVDESGEYIFRDLNGDGVIDTEDETVVGNGLQSFDLGINNTLAWKNWDLNIFLRGSFGHELYNQFRGFYENRDAGSNTWNSVVTDKTDPNITAAPQFSSLYVEKGDFLRLDNMTLGYTLPGNDIYKKLRLYFSGQNLFTITDYAGLDPEVRYNDSGDGDNPLAPGIERRDTFFTTVIYTFGFNMTF, from the coding sequence ATGAAGAAGTATTTACTAATGTTGTTATCCATGTTTTTTGTGCTCTCCGTATGGGCGCAGGGAACTACGGTAACAGGACAAGTGACTGACGGAGAAACCGGAGAGACCGTCCCCGGGGCCAACGTCATTGAAAAGGGTACTACCAATGGTACCACAACAGATTTGGACGGTAACTTTGCGTTGAACGTAAGTGAAGGTGCAACGCTGGTAGTTTCTTTTGTCGGATACCGACAAACAGAAGTAGTTGTAGGATCCAGATCAGTAATTGATGTGGCGTTGGAGTTAGACGTGGCACAACTAGCGGAAGTGGTTGTTGTGGGTTATGGTACTCAGGAAAAGAAGGAGATCACTAGTGCTGTTGCAAGTGTAAGCGCTGAGGATTTCAACCAGGGTAACATCACTGATCCAACACAGTTACTTCAAGGTAAAGTAGCAGGTCTTTCCATCACACGACCAGGTGGTAACCCTAATGGTGGATACAACATCCGTCTTAGAGGACTTTCCACATTTGGAGGAAACAGTTCTCCTTTGATCGTAATCGATGGTGTGATTGGCGCATCTTTGGATAACATTGACCCTGCTGATATCGAGTCAATGGACGTATTGAAAGATGGTTCTGCTGCGGCTATTTACGGTACCCGAGGTTCTTCCGGGGTAATCCTTGTAACTACTAAGTCTGGTAAGAAAGGCCAAACGTCAGTGGATTACAATGCTTTCGTAGCGATCGAGCAAGTTGCAAACAAAATCGACGTGCTATCTGCAAGCGAGTTTGTTGCGCAAGGAGGTACAAACGATGGAAGCGATACGGACTGGTTTGAGGAATTAACTGAGACAGGAATTTCCCATACTCATAATATTTCTTTGAGTGGAGGTAATAATAATACTCAATACCGGGCTTCTGTTAACTATCGAGATCGTCAGAGTGTTGCTTCAGGTCACGGGTTTTCTAGATTGAATACTCGAATCAATGTGCAGCACAGCATGTTTGACAACCGAGTTCGATTTACCTTCAACGGTTCATTCGCGAATAGAGATCAGGAGGAAGTGCCGATTCAAGCATTCCGATATGCATTGATTTTTAACCCAACGTCTCCAGTATTTGATCCTAATGCCGAGCAATTCGGAGGTTACTTCCAAAACCCTGATAACTTCGACTTCTTTAATCCAGTAGCGATCATCAATCAGGATCGTTCTGAAGAAGTAAGAAAAAATCTCCTAACAAGTTATGGTGTAGAGTGGGATATTCTGGATGACCTTACTTTCTCTGCGAGATATTCTCAAGATCGTGAGTCTGCCATCAGCGGCCGATACATTTCAAGATTCTCCCTTTTCGGAGGAGGTGTTGGAGAAAATGGTATCGCCAGCAGAGGAACGTATGATGATTTCGATGATCTTTTCGAAACGACTCTTTCCTATAACACGACTTTCAATAACATCTTCGATGTGACTTTACTAGGAGGTTACTCTTATCAGAAAAGAAGAGGCCAGGGATTTGGTGTTACTGTGAACAACTTCCAGTTGGATAACTTTGGAATTGACAACCTGTTTGCTGGTATCGATAGAGATGGTAACCAAACTGGCCTGGGTAGTGGAAGATCTCAGGATCAAATCATTGCTTACTTCGGTCGTTTGAATGTGAACATCGACGGAACTTACTTCTTGTCTGCTAGCTGGAGAAATGAAGGTTACAGTGGCTTCGGAGAAAACAATCAGCGTGCAAACTTCTTTGCCGTATCCGGGGGTGTTGAATTGACTAACTTGATCGATGTACCTGTTCTTAGCAACTTGAAATTCAGAGCAGGTTATGGAGAAACTGGAAACTTACCTCCTGGCCCATACTTGTCACTTCCTACAGTAACTGCTAATGGCCGTACGGTTGTAAACGGTCAGGAGCTTAGAACTTTCGGACCTACTCGAAATGCAAACCCGAACCTGTCTTGGGAGACTAAGAAAGAGATCAACATTGGTATTGATTTCTCCTTGTTGGATTACAAGTTGAATGGTACCATCGATTACTATAACAGAACTACTTCTGATTTGATCTTCAACTCTCCTGTAAGTGTTGGTTCTCCTAACCCTAACTTGCCAGGAACTTTCAACGTGGCTAACAACACGTGGTTGAACCTTGGAGAGATCGAAAACAGTGGATTGGAATTTGCATTGTCTTATGCTGCTGAGTTTGGCGATTTGACCTGGACACCTGCAGTAAACGGTACATTCTATGATCAGAGTGTATTGAACTCTCTTTCTAACGGAGAAGTAAGTAACTCTGAATTCTTCATCGGAAACCCAGGATCTCCTGGTCAGAATGACGACAGAGTGATAAGAGTTGCGGAAGGACAGAGAATTGGAGACTTCTGGGGCCCTATCTTCGAAGGTGTGGATGAGTCAGGCGAATATATCTTTAGAGATTTGAACGGTGATGGCGTAATCGATACGGAAGATGAGACGGTTGTTGGAAATGGTCTTCAAAGCTTTGACCTTGGAATCAACAACACACTTGCCTGGAAAAACTGGGATTTGAACATCTTCTTGAGAGGTAGCTTCGGTCATGAACTTTACAATCAGTTCAGAGGTTTCTATGAAAACAGAGATGCTGGTTCTAACACATGGAACAGTGTAGTTACGGACAAAACTGATCCGAACATCACAGCTGCTCCGCAGTTTTCTAGCCTTTACGTAGAGAAAGGTGATTTCCTAAGATTGGATAACATGACATTAGGTTACACATTGCCTGGTAACGACATCTACAAGAAATTGAGATTGTACTTCTCAGGACAGAACCTATTTACGATAACTGACTATGCTGGATTGGATCCAGAAGTTAGATACAATGACTCAGGTGACGGAGATAATCCTTTGGCACCAGGAATCGAAAGAAGAGATACATTCTTCACGACGGTGATTTACACCTTTGGTTTCAATATGACATTCTAA
- a CDS encoding RagB/SusD family nutrient uptake outer membrane protein has protein sequence MKKLFNSKLLMLAFLLVGFGCNDLDEEVFSELTSEEFFANINQSVIDASVGSAYGSIVGTWGGHNSLYSLMEVSTDELCIGHKGADWLDGGQWLRVHRHETSSEEQSVNNGWAYCYSAIANINGLINQFNGSPEITGELRALRAVIYMWLLDAYGNVPIVIETTSDPNPPTASRTEVFNFVESELTETLSSLSAEIGDRTRVNQWTSHAALSRLYLNAEVWSGTARYADAVASADAVINSGLYSLESNFFSAFATNNDNSVEHIFALPYDPITGQGFNLPQMTLHYASQQTFDLTDQPWNGYQALEEFYNSFEEGDDRIGSFLVGPQFSSAGEQLIDDQAQDPDGPPLNFTPEINELEPNSFRQSGARVGKWEYASGSGPNLANNFALYRYAEVLFNKAEAQFRSGNTAGALDIVNQIRARANAPALAALTETDLYDDRGREFFAEGLRRMDMIRFGRYNETWWEKTVTDPTRNLFPIPKPQLDVNPNLVQNPGYSN, from the coding sequence ATGAAAAAGTTGTTTAATTCAAAGCTACTAATGCTAGCATTCCTGCTAGTGGGATTTGGTTGTAATGATTTGGATGAGGAGGTGTTTAGCGAATTGACATCTGAAGAATTCTTCGCAAACATCAACCAGTCTGTAATTGATGCCTCTGTAGGTTCTGCATACGGAAGTATTGTGGGTACATGGGGAGGTCATAACTCTTTGTATTCATTGATGGAGGTCTCAACGGATGAGTTGTGTATCGGTCACAAAGGTGCTGATTGGCTGGATGGCGGTCAGTGGCTACGTGTTCACAGACACGAAACTTCTTCTGAGGAGCAGTCAGTGAATAACGGATGGGCTTATTGCTACAGTGCGATTGCAAATATCAATGGCTTGATCAATCAGTTCAACGGTAGCCCCGAGATCACTGGTGAGTTGAGAGCTTTGAGAGCAGTTATTTATATGTGGTTGCTGGATGCTTATGGTAACGTTCCAATCGTGATCGAGACTACTTCGGATCCAAACCCTCCAACGGCTAGCAGAACTGAAGTATTCAATTTTGTTGAGTCAGAATTGACCGAGACACTTTCTTCTCTTTCTGCTGAAATTGGAGATCGTACGAGAGTAAATCAGTGGACTTCACATGCTGCATTGTCAAGATTGTACCTGAATGCTGAAGTATGGTCTGGTACTGCCAGATATGCTGATGCAGTTGCTTCTGCTGATGCAGTGATCAACAGTGGATTGTATAGCCTGGAAAGCAATTTCTTCTCTGCGTTCGCTACCAACAATGATAATTCTGTAGAGCACATCTTTGCGTTGCCTTACGATCCTATTACTGGACAAGGCTTTAACCTGCCTCAGATGACTTTGCACTATGCTAGTCAGCAAACATTTGACTTGACTGATCAGCCATGGAATGGTTATCAGGCGTTGGAAGAGTTCTACAACAGCTTCGAAGAAGGTGATGATAGAATTGGTAGTTTCCTTGTTGGTCCTCAGTTTTCTTCTGCTGGAGAGCAGCTGATTGATGATCAGGCGCAGGACCCTGATGGACCTCCATTGAACTTTACTCCTGAGATCAACGAGTTGGAGCCTAACTCTTTTCGTCAGAGTGGTGCGCGTGTAGGTAAGTGGGAGTATGCTTCTGGTTCAGGTCCTAACCTGGCGAATAACTTCGCGCTTTACAGATATGCAGAGGTATTGTTCAACAAAGCTGAAGCTCAGTTCCGCTCAGGAAATACTGCTGGCGCTTTGGATATCGTTAACCAGATCAGAGCAAGAGCGAATGCTCCTGCATTGGCTGCACTTACTGAAACTGATCTTTATGATGATCGTGGACGTGAGTTCTTTGCTGAAGGTCTTCGTAGAATGGACATGATCCGTTTCGGTCGATACAACGAAACCTGGTGGGAGAAAACAGTGACAGATCCTACAAGAAATCTGTTCCCTATTCCTAAGCCACAGTTGGATGTGAATCCTAACTTGGTACAAAACCCAGGTTATTCAAATTAA
- a CDS encoding TonB-dependent receptor plug domain-containing protein produces MKSWGVFLSIFLTTSICLKAQVDTTSIAVKDLSEIRFNQGQISDPIRLIQGRVPGILSSRFDGDPNTPFDFVVRGFNTLQGARQPLIIIDGVIGLSMDAIDPQDIAEIEVLKGFDAAYYGVLGNSGVIDIKTKSAATPSGKVNVYYHSQYQRVTPDNPLELLSASEFIREGGFDYGANTNWFDELTESSWGMSQHLALSAKTDKATYRGSVTLRERPGIIVGHERNSLNTSFRMTQNLFNDRVALSMGLNHVNREIGNIPTQAFRYAISYNPTAPVFDGNETFAGYFQNENNFDFFNPIALRDQLFNDEEQSFTQYHTGLNWKITPELSWENRLSQSFLRQEELSYVSRFSNYSSGARESGIARRQLNQTTVTTLESVLNYSRTIGNFRLSARAGAMNQVNQQEGFLVMVNNFQLDGFGVDNLFAGIDREDFNSEVSSSKSKEELRSFFGMINFGGDLFDISASLRNDGHSGFGENSRYTSFLGVRGEVHLQELIALPSGVSMTLFGGFSQVGNLPPAPYLSGGLFETSRFRRNEEIDINYNIITASNPDLATERRNTTEIGLNFSLMRGKLQGSMNYFNQTFEDLLFSSPVPRLTSPIPGFQQWLNLGEVSNAGFEYTLNHQFTIGAFKVSHSLVGAFYQKPTLDKLGNENISFDVIYPPSPFRNTIPLAVGGNMGDFVGLTSWFINDDGNFVFRDFNNDGRLDVQDEGPIGNGLPSAQLGWNALIQWKSMDLNLFFRGVYGHDILNTYNLHYGGRDRSSNTWNSIVVDGPRIEDFPQYSSYYMEKGNFTRLDNMTIGFSPRLKVEAIKSLRVYLTMTNPLLFTDYTGVSPEVRFQRAGSHLLTGIEDRNIHFPTKSFTLGVQLGL; encoded by the coding sequence ATGAAGAGCTGGGGCGTTTTTTTATCGATCTTCTTAACAACTTCTATTTGCTTAAAAGCTCAGGTGGATACGACATCAATTGCTGTCAAAGATCTATCCGAAATAAGATTCAATCAAGGCCAGATATCGGATCCCATCAGATTGATTCAGGGCCGGGTTCCGGGAATTCTATCTTCCCGTTTTGATGGAGACCCTAATACACCATTTGATTTCGTAGTACGAGGGTTCAACACCCTGCAAGGAGCAAGACAACCTCTGATCATCATTGATGGAGTGATTGGGCTTTCTATGGACGCAATTGATCCTCAGGATATTGCGGAGATTGAAGTGCTAAAAGGATTTGATGCGGCTTATTACGGCGTGCTGGGCAACAGTGGAGTGATCGATATAAAGACAAAGTCCGCGGCGACTCCATCGGGCAAGGTCAATGTTTATTATCACAGCCAGTACCAACGTGTAACACCAGATAATCCACTAGAGCTATTAAGTGCTTCGGAATTCATACGGGAAGGCGGATTCGATTATGGCGCAAACACTAACTGGTTTGACGAGTTGACTGAAAGCAGTTGGGGAATGTCCCAGCATTTGGCGCTTAGTGCAAAAACAGATAAAGCAACGTACAGAGGTTCCGTTACTTTACGAGAACGTCCTGGGATCATTGTAGGGCATGAGCGTAATAGCCTCAATACCAGCTTTAGGATGACCCAAAATTTATTTAATGACCGAGTAGCATTGTCCATGGGGTTGAATCATGTCAATAGGGAGATCGGAAATATACCTACTCAGGCGTTTCGCTATGCAATTAGTTATAACCCAACAGCACCGGTCTTTGATGGCAACGAGACTTTTGCTGGATATTTTCAGAATGAAAACAATTTTGACTTCTTTAATCCAATTGCCCTGAGAGATCAGCTGTTCAATGATGAAGAACAAAGCTTTACACAATACCATACGGGTTTAAACTGGAAAATCACCCCCGAATTAAGTTGGGAAAATCGCTTGAGTCAGTCTTTTTTAAGGCAAGAGGAATTGTCTTATGTTTCCAGATTCTCCAATTATAGTTCAGGAGCGAGAGAATCGGGGATTGCAAGAAGGCAATTGAATCAAACTACTGTAACGACATTAGAAAGTGTGTTGAATTACTCAAGAACAATTGGGAACTTCCGATTATCCGCAAGGGCTGGGGCTATGAATCAAGTGAATCAACAAGAGGGCTTCCTGGTGATGGTCAATAATTTTCAGTTAGATGGCTTTGGGGTTGATAATTTATTTGCCGGAATTGACAGAGAGGATTTCAATTCCGAAGTAAGCAGCTCAAAGAGCAAAGAAGAACTCCGATCGTTTTTTGGCATGATCAATTTTGGCGGGGATTTGTTTGATATTTCCGCGAGCCTGCGAAACGATGGCCACAGTGGTTTTGGAGAAAATAGCAGGTATACCTCATTTTTGGGAGTTCGAGGGGAAGTTCATCTACAAGAATTGATTGCATTACCTTCAGGCGTGTCGATGACCCTGTTTGGAGGCTTCAGCCAGGTGGGTAATTTGCCTCCTGCTCCTTATTTGTCAGGAGGACTTTTTGAAACAAGTAGATTCCGAAGAAACGAAGAAATAGATATCAATTACAATATTATTACCGCATCAAATCCTGATTTGGCCACTGAGAGACGAAATACGACGGAAATTGGATTGAACTTCTCTTTGATGCGCGGAAAGCTTCAGGGATCAATGAATTACTTTAATCAAACGTTCGAGGATTTGTTATTTAGTTCACCGGTACCCAGGCTTACAAGTCCTATTCCTGGTTTTCAACAATGGCTCAATCTAGGAGAAGTATCGAATGCAGGTTTTGAGTACACGTTAAACCACCAATTCACAATTGGGGCATTTAAGGTTAGCCACTCTTTGGTAGGTGCATTCTATCAAAAACCAACACTTGATAAGTTAGGTAATGAGAACATCAGCTTCGATGTTATCTATCCGCCTTCTCCTTTTAGAAATACCATCCCGCTGGCAGTTGGTGGGAACATGGGTGATTTTGTTGGACTGACTTCCTGGTTTATCAATGATGATGGGAATTTCGTATTCAGAGATTTTAATAATGATGGCAGACTTGATGTACAAGACGAAGGGCCTATAGGGAACGGACTACCTAGCGCGCAATTGGGTTGGAATGCGTTGATACAATGGAAGTCTATGGATTTGAATTTGTTCTTCAGGGGTGTGTATGGGCATGATATCCTCAATACCTACAACTTGCATTATGGCGGTCGAGATCGGTCCAGCAATACCTGGAACAGCATTGTGGTAGATGGCCCGAGAATAGAAGACTTTCCTCAATATTCCAGTTATTACATGGAAAAGGGGAATTTTACCAGATTGGACAATATGACAATCGGATTTTCTCCTCGATTAAAAGTAGAAGCAATCAAATCCCTTCGGGTTTATTTGACCATGACAAATCCGCTCTTATTCACAGACTATACAGGAGTTTCGCCAGAAGTGCGGTTCCAACGGGCTGGTAGTCATCTACTGACGGGTATTGAGGATCGCAACATCCACTTTCCTACAAAAAGCTTTACACTGGGAGTGCAGTTAGGACTTTGA
- a CDS encoding winged helix-turn-helix domain-containing protein, which produces MIFLHYHTAFKALDRYVKTYNSKTEDLSLQIRQSVSATAKELIRLYGSALIKANGIEKVDKDNLPSLRTNNVQLAKLSHSSTRTVQRHIQKLMEAGVITRKVWHGSNASYELWINPDILLVMERISPDEAKKAQDVKSAKEAVEAQKGHFEKEQTTKRLHTDAGNTRNTNNIIIDVVNSMKIPSNEGINSRNVSTGNTSKRREHALTSPQAFSGYTGNTLAGHTGEKVAIKSEKAAGRAAAVDKCELSEKAHKDAGEKGRHRVGEENGDKSPENPARAATSFYAERLWKLAKNVLYKDVYLTERQELAAKRLLRQWYEPVSENRLTRVHEIYTERIFLVKKFIQKDPENRFVQLPDRYFDPTNRHGFTGTKKWWEVQEKRKQEVQLKLILNAQIRRYLKNEKKDTAKRRPSLEMYRDCEQRIGKLGDPILLKQFHASILSSHSNLQLN; this is translated from the coding sequence ATGATCTTTCTCCATTACCATACTGCCTTCAAAGCCCTTGATAGATATGTCAAAACCTACAACAGCAAAACAGAGGATCTATCATTACAGATAAGACAAAGTGTATCAGCAACAGCTAAAGAACTGATAAGGCTTTATGGTTCAGCTCTGATTAAAGCCAATGGAATAGAAAAAGTAGATAAGGACAATTTGCCATCACTGAGAACCAACAATGTGCAGCTGGCCAAATTGAGTCATTCAAGTACCCGTACGGTCCAACGTCATATCCAGAAGTTAATGGAAGCAGGTGTGATCACCAGGAAAGTATGGCATGGTAGTAATGCTAGTTATGAGTTGTGGATAAACCCGGATATCCTGTTGGTAATGGAGAGAATAAGCCCAGATGAGGCAAAAAAGGCGCAAGATGTTAAATCAGCAAAAGAGGCCGTAGAAGCTCAGAAAGGCCATTTTGAAAAAGAACAAACGACAAAACGTCTACATACAGATGCTGGTAACACTAGAAACACTAATAATATAATAATAGATGTGGTTAACTCCATGAAAATACCTTCGAATGAGGGCATCAACAGCCGAAACGTCTCAACTGGCAACACTTCAAAAAGGCGTGAGCATGCGCTCACAAGTCCTCAAGCCTTTTCAGGCTACACTGGCAACACCCTTGCGGGACACACAGGGGAAAAAGTGGCGATTAAAAGCGAAAAGGCGGCGGGCCGGGCGGCGGCTGTGGATAAGTGTGAGTTATCCGAAAAAGCCCACAAAGATGCAGGGGAAAAAGGGCGGCATCGAGTTGGAGAGGAAAACGGGGATAAATCCCCTGAAAATCCAGCTCGGGCCGCCACTTCCTTTTACGCAGAAAGGCTTTGGAAGCTGGCTAAGAACGTGCTTTACAAGGATGTGTATCTCACCGAAAGGCAGGAATTGGCTGCAAAAAGGTTACTTCGGCAATGGTATGAACCTGTGAGTGAGAACCGCCTGACACGAGTCCATGAGATTTACACCGAGCGCATATTTCTGGTCAAGAAGTTTATCCAGAAAGACCCTGAGAATCGATTTGTACAACTACCTGACCGATATTTTGATCCAACGAACCGTCATGGCTTCACAGGAACCAAGAAGTGGTGGGAAGTACAGGAAAAACGAAAACAAGAGGTACAGCTTAAGCTGATTCTGAATGCTCAAATCCGGCGATACCTCAAAAATGAAAAGAAAGATACCGCTAAGAGAAGACCCTCACTGGAAATGTATCGGGACTGTGAACAACGAATTGGCAAACTTGGTGATCCAATATTGCTGAAGCAATTCCATGCTTCGATACTCTCCAGTCATTCCAATCTTCAACTTAATTAA
- a CDS encoding tetratricopeptide repeat protein: MRLILLFLFLACSMPLVANETLQEVNDLIASKKYEEAEVLLKTLEPSAKQLAFLAYSQKKQGNLAKSLLYNLESLQFDQPVEDLFDCYMNISWLYRRTGQFVEAQKFIEDAEKLLSELNTAIEEGESISKQERELFFLHFNYGLIYYNAGEYGDAIAQLKIALKNTYDQALQARCLNFLGRSAHLLDDIPTAINYYDSIQTLNYSGKYLARALHNKALLLQEIGEDPSDLFHRALELKKGNERFVTLQDYGTYRKDLKMLISALEYYPLNPDEEDFEIYRTIEHLYLDEGNLVQARKYDQLYHDEATRYIAMIQEAKLLSQQYNMTNVIAQYERNKNLNSVNSWLRSHIIWLVPSLVVFVGFALFVIIRTIRLRRRYVKIEEKYK, translated from the coding sequence ATGCGATTGATTCTACTATTTCTATTCCTGGCATGCTCTATGCCTTTGGTAGCAAACGAAACATTGCAGGAAGTAAATGATCTTATCGCATCTAAAAAGTATGAAGAGGCTGAGGTATTACTAAAAACATTGGAGCCATCAGCAAAGCAGCTTGCATTTCTCGCATACTCACAAAAAAAGCAAGGCAATCTCGCGAAATCATTACTTTACAATCTCGAAAGCTTACAATTCGATCAGCCTGTTGAAGATCTATTTGACTGCTATATGAATATTTCCTGGTTGTACAGGAGAACAGGTCAATTTGTGGAAGCTCAAAAATTCATTGAAGATGCTGAGAAATTATTGTCGGAATTAAATACGGCAATCGAAGAAGGAGAATCGATAAGTAAGCAGGAAAGAGAGCTGTTTTTTCTTCATTTTAATTATGGATTGATATACTACAATGCCGGAGAATATGGCGATGCAATCGCTCAATTAAAAATCGCCTTAAAGAATACCTATGATCAGGCTTTACAAGCTCGATGCTTAAACTTTCTTGGTCGCTCAGCTCATCTTCTAGATGATATCCCAACTGCAATCAATTATTATGATTCTATTCAAACGCTTAATTATTCCGGCAAGTACTTAGCCAGGGCGTTGCATAATAAAGCTCTTCTACTTCAAGAGATCGGTGAAGATCCTTCGGATTTATTTCATCGTGCACTTGAATTGAAAAAAGGGAACGAACGATTTGTCACTTTACAAGATTACGGAACCTACAGAAAAGACCTGAAAATGCTTATTTCAGCGCTTGAATATTATCCACTCAATCCTGACGAAGAAGATTTTGAGATATATAGAACCATAGAGCATCTATATTTAGACGAAGGAAACTTGGTCCAAGCGCGGAAGTATGATCAGCTCTACCATGATGAAGCAACTCGATACATAGCGATGATCCAAGAAGCGAAATTGCTTTCGCAACAATACAACATGACCAATGTAATTGCTCAGTACGAGAGGAACAAGAACCTGAATTCAGTGAACTCTTGGCTCAGATCACATATTATATGGCTGGTGCCTTCTCTAGTGGTTTTTGTTGGTTTTGCCCTTTTCGTTATTATCAGAACTATTCGGCTTCGTAGACGATACGTTAAAATCGAGGAAAAGTACAAATAG
- a CDS encoding LacI family DNA-binding transcriptional regulator gives MKKGSVTIKDLAQELGISPSTVSRALADNPLVKTATRNAVKKLAKEYNYQPNFTALSLRNSKTRTIGIIIPQIVHEFFALVIRGIEDFAFANGYNVIICSTHEMYEREVSDAKALLTGRVDGILACLSKETTNFDHFKEFEERSIPLVFFDCVCDEIETHKVIIDDKAAGYVATKHLIEQGSRNLAFIGGPESLNINQDRYAGFEQALTEANISVNKDWVVYCTTGDYSDGLNSTKSLFQSGEIDGVFAATDMLAIGAIKNIKALNKRIPEDIAVVGFSNWSIAELFEPSLTTINQPGYEMGYKAAELLIQQISEPENSSFETFKLQTDLVVRESSVRN, from the coding sequence ATGAAGAAAGGATCAGTTACCATCAAGGATCTTGCGCAAGAATTGGGCATCTCACCGTCTACCGTCTCAAGGGCATTAGCAGACAATCCGCTAGTAAAAACTGCCACCAGAAATGCCGTGAAAAAGCTCGCCAAAGAGTACAACTATCAACCAAATTTCACAGCACTTAGTCTACGAAACAGTAAGACCCGAACCATCGGAATCATCATTCCTCAGATCGTTCATGAATTTTTCGCTTTGGTCATTCGAGGTATAGAAGATTTTGCGTTTGCGAACGGATACAATGTAATTATTTGCTCTACACATGAAATGTACGAACGTGAGGTAAGCGATGCCAAGGCACTCCTAACGGGCAGAGTAGACGGCATACTTGCCTGCCTGTCAAAAGAAACCACCAACTTCGATCATTTCAAAGAATTTGAGGAGCGATCTATCCCACTGGTCTTCTTTGATTGTGTCTGTGACGAGATAGAGACCCACAAGGTAATCATCGACGATAAAGCCGCGGGATACGTTGCAACGAAACACCTTATAGAACAAGGCAGTCGAAACCTGGCTTTCATCGGTGGCCCTGAATCACTTAACATCAATCAGGACCGATATGCCGGGTTTGAACAAGCGTTGACAGAAGCTAATATCTCCGTTAATAAGGACTGGGTAGTATATTGTACGACAGGAGACTACAGCGACGGACTTAACTCTACCAAGTCATTGTTTCAAAGTGGAGAAATTGACGGGGTTTTTGCTGCGACTGACATGTTGGCCATTGGAGCCATCAAAAACATTAAGGCCCTAAATAAGCGTATTCCGGAGGATATCGCCGTGGTTGGCTTCAGCAACTGGTCCATAGCTGAGCTATTCGAACCTTCTCTAACAACCATCAATCAACCTGGATATGAGATGGGCTACAAAGCAGCCGAATTACTCATTCAGCAGATATCAGAACCTGAAAACAGTTCATTTGAAACTTTTAAGCTTCAGACTGATCTGGTCGTTCGGGAAAGCTCGGTAAGAAACTAG